The following proteins are co-located in the Castor canadensis chromosome 5, mCasCan1.hap1v2, whole genome shotgun sequence genome:
- the Sall4 gene encoding sal-like protein 4 isoform X2, with translation MNDSEGPVPSEDFSRAVLSHQPSSPSRKDSHRESCGSSGDTKEKPGTESVVYLKTEPALPPTPQDISYLHKGKVANTNVTLQALRGTKVAVNQRSVDAPPTPVPGANSIPWVLEQILCLQQQQLQQIQLTEQIRVQVNMWAAHALHSGVAGADALKNLGSHVSQQVSAAVALLSQKAGSQGLSLDALKQAKLPHTNIPSTAGSLSPGLTPFALKPDGTRVLPNVMSRLPSALLPQTPSSVLFQSPFSTVALDPSKKGKGKPSSISAVDGKPKDEAALYKHKCKYCSKVFGTDSSLQIHLRSHTGERPFVCSVCGHRFTTKGNLKVHFHRHPQVKANPQLFAEFQDKVAAGTGVPYALSVPVPVDEPSLSLDSKPVLVTGTPSIGLPQSLSSGTNPKDLTGGSLPNDLQPGPSPESAGGVTVLGVGPNHNSPRVGGFQGSGTPEPGSETLKLQQLVENIDKTPTDPNECVICHRVLSCQSSLKMHYRTHTGERPFQCKVCGRAFSTKGNLKTHLGVHRTNTSVKTQHSCPICQKKFTNAVMLQQHIRMHMGGQIPNTPLPESPCDFAGPEPMVISENGNAVVSCHGDVAESIDVDEVSSQDALGGSSKVTAPLPSSHLASPTLGFAMMASLDVPGKAGPVPLGLQRQSSRENGSVESDGLTNDSSSLLGDQEYQSRSPDNMEAMSFQAVSPANSQAESIKSRSPDGGKAESSESTRSEMEGRTSLPSTFIRTQPTCVKVEVPGTFVGPSTMSPGMTPLLSSQPRRQAKQHGCTRCGKNFSSASALQIHERTHTGEKPFVCNVCGRAFTTKGNLKVHYMTHGANNNSARRGRKLAIENTMALLSTDGKRVSDMFSKEIVDPVVWNQYASVLNGGLAMKTNEISVIQSGGLPPLPVSLGTSSVNNATVSKMDGSQSGGSAEGEKSGVTDSVAKPQFPHFQEENKIAVS, from the exons ATGAATGACAGCGAGGGGCCAGTGCCTTCAGAAGACTTCTCCAGAGCTGTACTGAGCCACCAGCCATCCAGTCCAAGCAGGAAGGACAGTCACAGGGAGAGTTGTGGCAGCTCAGGGGACACGAAGGAGAAGCCGGGTACAGAGTCAGTTGTGTACTTGAAGACAGAGCCTGCCCTGCCCCCTACACCCCAGGACATAAGCTATTTACACAAAGGAAAAGTGGCCAACACTAACGTGACCCTGCAGGCGCTGCGGGGCACCAAGGTGGCGGTGAACCAGCGGAGTGTGGATGCGCCACCCACACCAGTGCCGGGTGCCAACAGCATCCCTTGGGTGCTGGAGCAGATCCTgtgcctgcagcagcagcagctgcagcagaTCCAGCTCACCGAGCAGATCCGAGTCCAGGTGAACATGTGGGCAGCGCACGCCCTGCACTCGGGCGTGGCGGGGGCCGATGCCCTGAAGAACTTGGGCAGCCACGTGTCCCAGCAGGTGTCCGCAGCAGTGGCCTTGCTCAGCCAGAAGGCCGGAAGCCAAGGTCTGTCTCTGGATGCCTTGAAGCAAGCCAAGCTACCTCACACCAACATCCCTTCCACGGCTGGCTCCCTGTCCCCGGGCCTGACACCTTTTGCCCTGAAGCCAGACGGGACACGGGTGCTCCCCAATGTCATGTCTCGCCTCCCGAGTGCTTTGCTACCTCAGACCCCCAGCTCTGTGCTCTTCCAGagtcctttctccactgtggcGCTAGACCCATccaagaaggggaaaggaaagccATCGAGCATCTCCGCGGTGGATGGCAAACCCAAAGATGAGGCGGCTCTCTACAAGCACAAGTGTAAGTACTGTAGCAAGGTTTTTGGGACTGATAGCTCCTTGCAGATTCATCTCCGCTCCCATACTGGAGAGAGACCCTTCGTGTGTTCAGTCTGTGGTCACCGCTTCACCACCAAGGGCAATCTGAAGGTGCACTTTCACCGGCACCCCCAGGTGAAGGCAAACCCCCAGCTGTTTGCCGAATTCCAGGACAAAGTGGCGGCAGGCACTGGAGTCCCCTATGCActctctgtccctgtccctgtaGATGAACCAAGCCTCTCTTTAGACAGCAAACCTGTCCTTGTAACAGGGACCCCTTCCATAGGGCTACCTCAAAGTCTTTCTTCAGGAACTAACCCCAAGGACCTCACAGGGGGCTCCCTGCCCAATGACCTGCAGCCCGGGCCTTCTCCAGAAAGTGCGGGTGGAGTCACAGTACTTGGGGTGGGGCCCAACCACAATTCCCCGAGGGTTGGTGGCTTCCAGGGAAGTGGGACCCCCGAGCCTGGGTCTGAGACCCTGAAATTGCAGCAGTTGGTGGAAAACATTGACAAGACCCCCACTGATCCCAATGAGTGTGTCATATGCCACCGAGTTCTGAGCTGCCAGAGTTCCCTCAAGATGCATTACCGTACTCACACTGGTGAGAGGCCATTCCAGTGCAAGGTCTGTGGCCGAGCTTTCTCTACCAAAGGCAACTTGAAGACGCACCTTGGGGTCCACCGAACCAACACGTCTGTAAAGACGCAGCATTCGTGCCCCATCTGCCAGAAGAAGTTTACCAATGCCGTCATGTTGCAGCAACACATCCGGATGCACATGGGTGGCCAGATTCCCAACACGCCTCTGCCGGAGAGTCCCTGTGACTTCGCAGGTCCCGAGCCCATGGTGATCAGTGAGAACGGCAATGCAGTTGTGTCCTGCCACGGGGATGTTGCTGAAAGCATCGATGTCGATGAAGTGAGCTCCCAGGATGCCCTCGGTGGCTCCTCGAAGGTCACCGCACCTCTTCCCAGCAGCCACCTGGCATCACCCACTCTGGGGTTTGCCATGATGGCCTCTCTAGATGTCCCGGGAAAAGCAGGTCCTGTCCCTTTGGGTCTGCAGCGCCAGAGCAGCCGGGAAAACGGCTCTGTGGAGAGCGACGGCCTGACCAACGACTCATCCTCACTCCTGGGGGACCAGGAGTATCAGAGCCGAAGCCCAGACAACATGGAAGCAATGTCCTTCCAGGCAGTGTCCCCCGCCAATAGCCAAGCAGAAAGCATCAAGTCCAGGTCCCCCGACGGGGGCAAGGCTGAGAGCTCCGAGAGCACCCGCAGTGAGATGGAAG GTCGGACCAGTCTCCCATCAACGTTTATCCGAACACAGCCCACCTGTGTCAAAGTTGAAGTTCCTGGCACATTTGTGGGACCCTCTACCATGTCCCCAGGCATGACGCCTTTGTTATCATCTCAGCCACGACGACAGGCCAAGCAACACGGCTGTACACGCTGTGGGAAGAACTTCTCGTCCGCCAGTGCCCTGCAGATCCATGAGCGGACGCACACCGGAGAGAAGCCTTTTGTGTGCAACGTATGCGGGCGAGCTTTCACCACCAAAGGCAACCTGAAG GTCCATTACATGACACACGGGGCAAACAATAACTCTGCTCGCCGGGGGAGGAAGCTAGCCATAGAGAACACGATGGCATTGCTGAGCACCGATGGAAAGAGGGTGTCAGACATGTTTTCCAAGGAAATCGTGGACCCTGTTGTGTGGAACCAGTATGCCAGCGTGCTCAACGGCGGCCTGGCCATGAAGACCAATGAGATCTCGGTCATCCAGAGTGGCGGCCTCCCCCCACTCCCGGTCTCCCTGGGGACCAGCTCTGTGAACAACGCCACTGTGTCCAAGATGGATGGCTCCCAGTCAGGTGGCAGCGCTGAGGGGGAGAAGTCAGGTGTCACCGATAGTGTGGCCAAACCCCAgttccctcacttccaggaagaaaacaagaTCGCAGTCAGCTAG
- the Sall4 gene encoding sal-like protein 4 isoform X1, whose amino-acid sequence MSRRKQAKPQHINSEEDQGEQPPQQPTPEPADAAPAAPAAGERGAPVNPGIDEATVKRLRREETHVCEKCCAELFSLSEFLEHKKNCTKTPPVLIMNDSEGPVPSEDFSRAVLSHQPSSPSRKDSHRESCGSSGDTKEKPGTESVVYLKTEPALPPTPQDISYLHKGKVANTNVTLQALRGTKVAVNQRSVDAPPTPVPGANSIPWVLEQILCLQQQQLQQIQLTEQIRVQVNMWAAHALHSGVAGADALKNLGSHVSQQVSAAVALLSQKAGSQGLSLDALKQAKLPHTNIPSTAGSLSPGLTPFALKPDGTRVLPNVMSRLPSALLPQTPSSVLFQSPFSTVALDPSKKGKGKPSSISAVDGKPKDEAALYKHKCKYCSKVFGTDSSLQIHLRSHTGERPFVCSVCGHRFTTKGNLKVHFHRHPQVKANPQLFAEFQDKVAAGTGVPYALSVPVPVDEPSLSLDSKPVLVTGTPSIGLPQSLSSGTNPKDLTGGSLPNDLQPGPSPESAGGVTVLGVGPNHNSPRVGGFQGSGTPEPGSETLKLQQLVENIDKTPTDPNECVICHRVLSCQSSLKMHYRTHTGERPFQCKVCGRAFSTKGNLKTHLGVHRTNTSVKTQHSCPICQKKFTNAVMLQQHIRMHMGGQIPNTPLPESPCDFAGPEPMVISENGNAVVSCHGDVAESIDVDEVSSQDALGGSSKVTAPLPSSHLASPTLGFAMMASLDVPGKAGPVPLGLQRQSSRENGSVESDGLTNDSSSLLGDQEYQSRSPDNMEAMSFQAVSPANSQAESIKSRSPDGGKAESSESTRSEMEGRTSLPSTFIRTQPTCVKVEVPGTFVGPSTMSPGMTPLLSSQPRRQAKQHGCTRCGKNFSSASALQIHERTHTGEKPFVCNVCGRAFTTKGNLKVHYMTHGANNNSARRGRKLAIENTMALLSTDGKRVSDMFSKEIVDPVVWNQYASVLNGGLAMKTNEISVIQSGGLPPLPVSLGTSSVNNATVSKMDGSQSGGSAEGEKSGVTDSVAKPQFPHFQEENKIAVS is encoded by the exons GTGCTCCAGTGAACCCAGGGATCGATGAAGCGACAGTAAAGCGTCTTCGTCGGGAGGAGACTCACGTCTGTGAGAAATGCTGTGCTGAGCTCTTCAGCCTCTCTGAATTCTTGGAACATAAGAAAAATTGCACTAAAACTCCACCTGTTCTCATCATGAATGACAGCGAGGGGCCAGTGCCTTCAGAAGACTTCTCCAGAGCTGTACTGAGCCACCAGCCATCCAGTCCAAGCAGGAAGGACAGTCACAGGGAGAGTTGTGGCAGCTCAGGGGACACGAAGGAGAAGCCGGGTACAGAGTCAGTTGTGTACTTGAAGACAGAGCCTGCCCTGCCCCCTACACCCCAGGACATAAGCTATTTACACAAAGGAAAAGTGGCCAACACTAACGTGACCCTGCAGGCGCTGCGGGGCACCAAGGTGGCGGTGAACCAGCGGAGTGTGGATGCGCCACCCACACCAGTGCCGGGTGCCAACAGCATCCCTTGGGTGCTGGAGCAGATCCTgtgcctgcagcagcagcagctgcagcagaTCCAGCTCACCGAGCAGATCCGAGTCCAGGTGAACATGTGGGCAGCGCACGCCCTGCACTCGGGCGTGGCGGGGGCCGATGCCCTGAAGAACTTGGGCAGCCACGTGTCCCAGCAGGTGTCCGCAGCAGTGGCCTTGCTCAGCCAGAAGGCCGGAAGCCAAGGTCTGTCTCTGGATGCCTTGAAGCAAGCCAAGCTACCTCACACCAACATCCCTTCCACGGCTGGCTCCCTGTCCCCGGGCCTGACACCTTTTGCCCTGAAGCCAGACGGGACACGGGTGCTCCCCAATGTCATGTCTCGCCTCCCGAGTGCTTTGCTACCTCAGACCCCCAGCTCTGTGCTCTTCCAGagtcctttctccactgtggcGCTAGACCCATccaagaaggggaaaggaaagccATCGAGCATCTCCGCGGTGGATGGCAAACCCAAAGATGAGGCGGCTCTCTACAAGCACAAGTGTAAGTACTGTAGCAAGGTTTTTGGGACTGATAGCTCCTTGCAGATTCATCTCCGCTCCCATACTGGAGAGAGACCCTTCGTGTGTTCAGTCTGTGGTCACCGCTTCACCACCAAGGGCAATCTGAAGGTGCACTTTCACCGGCACCCCCAGGTGAAGGCAAACCCCCAGCTGTTTGCCGAATTCCAGGACAAAGTGGCGGCAGGCACTGGAGTCCCCTATGCActctctgtccctgtccctgtaGATGAACCAAGCCTCTCTTTAGACAGCAAACCTGTCCTTGTAACAGGGACCCCTTCCATAGGGCTACCTCAAAGTCTTTCTTCAGGAACTAACCCCAAGGACCTCACAGGGGGCTCCCTGCCCAATGACCTGCAGCCCGGGCCTTCTCCAGAAAGTGCGGGTGGAGTCACAGTACTTGGGGTGGGGCCCAACCACAATTCCCCGAGGGTTGGTGGCTTCCAGGGAAGTGGGACCCCCGAGCCTGGGTCTGAGACCCTGAAATTGCAGCAGTTGGTGGAAAACATTGACAAGACCCCCACTGATCCCAATGAGTGTGTCATATGCCACCGAGTTCTGAGCTGCCAGAGTTCCCTCAAGATGCATTACCGTACTCACACTGGTGAGAGGCCATTCCAGTGCAAGGTCTGTGGCCGAGCTTTCTCTACCAAAGGCAACTTGAAGACGCACCTTGGGGTCCACCGAACCAACACGTCTGTAAAGACGCAGCATTCGTGCCCCATCTGCCAGAAGAAGTTTACCAATGCCGTCATGTTGCAGCAACACATCCGGATGCACATGGGTGGCCAGATTCCCAACACGCCTCTGCCGGAGAGTCCCTGTGACTTCGCAGGTCCCGAGCCCATGGTGATCAGTGAGAACGGCAATGCAGTTGTGTCCTGCCACGGGGATGTTGCTGAAAGCATCGATGTCGATGAAGTGAGCTCCCAGGATGCCCTCGGTGGCTCCTCGAAGGTCACCGCACCTCTTCCCAGCAGCCACCTGGCATCACCCACTCTGGGGTTTGCCATGATGGCCTCTCTAGATGTCCCGGGAAAAGCAGGTCCTGTCCCTTTGGGTCTGCAGCGCCAGAGCAGCCGGGAAAACGGCTCTGTGGAGAGCGACGGCCTGACCAACGACTCATCCTCACTCCTGGGGGACCAGGAGTATCAGAGCCGAAGCCCAGACAACATGGAAGCAATGTCCTTCCAGGCAGTGTCCCCCGCCAATAGCCAAGCAGAAAGCATCAAGTCCAGGTCCCCCGACGGGGGCAAGGCTGAGAGCTCCGAGAGCACCCGCAGTGAGATGGAAG GTCGGACCAGTCTCCCATCAACGTTTATCCGAACACAGCCCACCTGTGTCAAAGTTGAAGTTCCTGGCACATTTGTGGGACCCTCTACCATGTCCCCAGGCATGACGCCTTTGTTATCATCTCAGCCACGACGACAGGCCAAGCAACACGGCTGTACACGCTGTGGGAAGAACTTCTCGTCCGCCAGTGCCCTGCAGATCCATGAGCGGACGCACACCGGAGAGAAGCCTTTTGTGTGCAACGTATGCGGGCGAGCTTTCACCACCAAAGGCAACCTGAAG GTCCATTACATGACACACGGGGCAAACAATAACTCTGCTCGCCGGGGGAGGAAGCTAGCCATAGAGAACACGATGGCATTGCTGAGCACCGATGGAAAGAGGGTGTCAGACATGTTTTCCAAGGAAATCGTGGACCCTGTTGTGTGGAACCAGTATGCCAGCGTGCTCAACGGCGGCCTGGCCATGAAGACCAATGAGATCTCGGTCATCCAGAGTGGCGGCCTCCCCCCACTCCCGGTCTCCCTGGGGACCAGCTCTGTGAACAACGCCACTGTGTCCAAGATGGATGGCTCCCAGTCAGGTGGCAGCGCTGAGGGGGAGAAGTCAGGTGTCACCGATAGTGTGGCCAAACCCCAgttccctcacttccaggaagaaaacaagaTCGCAGTCAGCTAG
- the Sall4 gene encoding sal-like protein 4 isoform X3: protein MSRRKQAKPQHINSEEDQGEQPPQQPTPEPADAAPAAPAAGERGAPVNPGIDEATVKRLRREETHVCEKCCAELFSLSEFLEHKKNCTKTPPVLIMNDSEGPVPSEDFSRAVLSHQPSSPSRKDSHRESCGSSGDTKEKPGTESVVYLKTEPALPPTPQDISYLHKGKVANTNVTLQALRGTKVAVNQRSVDAPPTPVPGANSIPWVLEQILCLQQQQLQQIQLTEQIRVQVNMWAAHALHSGVAGADALKNLGSHVSQQVSAAVALLSQKAGSQGLSLDALKQAKLPHTNIPSTAGSLSPGLTPFALKPDGTRVLPNVMSRLPSALLPQTPSSVLFQSPFSTVALDPSKKGKGKPSSISAVDGKPKDEAALYKHKCRTSLPSTFIRTQPTCVKVEVPGTFVGPSTMSPGMTPLLSSQPRRQAKQHGCTRCGKNFSSASALQIHERTHTGEKPFVCNVCGRAFTTKGNLKVHYMTHGANNNSARRGRKLAIENTMALLSTDGKRVSDMFSKEIVDPVVWNQYASVLNGGLAMKTNEISVIQSGGLPPLPVSLGTSSVNNATVSKMDGSQSGGSAEGEKSGVTDSVAKPQFPHFQEENKIAVS from the exons GTGCTCCAGTGAACCCAGGGATCGATGAAGCGACAGTAAAGCGTCTTCGTCGGGAGGAGACTCACGTCTGTGAGAAATGCTGTGCTGAGCTCTTCAGCCTCTCTGAATTCTTGGAACATAAGAAAAATTGCACTAAAACTCCACCTGTTCTCATCATGAATGACAGCGAGGGGCCAGTGCCTTCAGAAGACTTCTCCAGAGCTGTACTGAGCCACCAGCCATCCAGTCCAAGCAGGAAGGACAGTCACAGGGAGAGTTGTGGCAGCTCAGGGGACACGAAGGAGAAGCCGGGTACAGAGTCAGTTGTGTACTTGAAGACAGAGCCTGCCCTGCCCCCTACACCCCAGGACATAAGCTATTTACACAAAGGAAAAGTGGCCAACACTAACGTGACCCTGCAGGCGCTGCGGGGCACCAAGGTGGCGGTGAACCAGCGGAGTGTGGATGCGCCACCCACACCAGTGCCGGGTGCCAACAGCATCCCTTGGGTGCTGGAGCAGATCCTgtgcctgcagcagcagcagctgcagcagaTCCAGCTCACCGAGCAGATCCGAGTCCAGGTGAACATGTGGGCAGCGCACGCCCTGCACTCGGGCGTGGCGGGGGCCGATGCCCTGAAGAACTTGGGCAGCCACGTGTCCCAGCAGGTGTCCGCAGCAGTGGCCTTGCTCAGCCAGAAGGCCGGAAGCCAAGGTCTGTCTCTGGATGCCTTGAAGCAAGCCAAGCTACCTCACACCAACATCCCTTCCACGGCTGGCTCCCTGTCCCCGGGCCTGACACCTTTTGCCCTGAAGCCAGACGGGACACGGGTGCTCCCCAATGTCATGTCTCGCCTCCCGAGTGCTTTGCTACCTCAGACCCCCAGCTCTGTGCTCTTCCAGagtcctttctccactgtggcGCTAGACCCATccaagaaggggaaaggaaagccATCGAGCATCTCCGCGGTGGATGGCAAACCCAAAGATGAGGCGGCTCTCTACAAGCACAAGT GTCGGACCAGTCTCCCATCAACGTTTATCCGAACACAGCCCACCTGTGTCAAAGTTGAAGTTCCTGGCACATTTGTGGGACCCTCTACCATGTCCCCAGGCATGACGCCTTTGTTATCATCTCAGCCACGACGACAGGCCAAGCAACACGGCTGTACACGCTGTGGGAAGAACTTCTCGTCCGCCAGTGCCCTGCAGATCCATGAGCGGACGCACACCGGAGAGAAGCCTTTTGTGTGCAACGTATGCGGGCGAGCTTTCACCACCAAAGGCAACCTGAAG GTCCATTACATGACACACGGGGCAAACAATAACTCTGCTCGCCGGGGGAGGAAGCTAGCCATAGAGAACACGATGGCATTGCTGAGCACCGATGGAAAGAGGGTGTCAGACATGTTTTCCAAGGAAATCGTGGACCCTGTTGTGTGGAACCAGTATGCCAGCGTGCTCAACGGCGGCCTGGCCATGAAGACCAATGAGATCTCGGTCATCCAGAGTGGCGGCCTCCCCCCACTCCCGGTCTCCCTGGGGACCAGCTCTGTGAACAACGCCACTGTGTCCAAGATGGATGGCTCCCAGTCAGGTGGCAGCGCTGAGGGGGAGAAGTCAGGTGTCACCGATAGTGTGGCCAAACCCCAgttccctcacttccaggaagaaaacaagaTCGCAGTCAGCTAG